From one Spiroplasma endosymbiont of Panorpa germanica genomic stretch:
- the rpsF gene encoding 30S ribosomal protein S6: MVRKYEIMYILDQDTSEVKDVQKKLHAILENNGGKIVESADWGLKNFAYPINRKEKGYYTVLISDTSAENINEFQRVAKIDKNVVRVMVINTESEKRYEQTTKLSKTDMSKFKEEKRAPKPFEKRFNREGFNKTNNNSENKTEKPAE; encoded by the coding sequence ATGGTAAGAAAATATGAAATCATGTATATCCTAGACCAAGATACTAGCGAGGTAAAAGATGTACAAAAAAAATTGCATGCAATTTTAGAAAATAACGGGGGAAAAATTGTTGAGTCAGCAGACTGAGGACTTAAAAATTTTGCCTACCCTATCAACCGTAAGGAAAAAGGATACTATACAGTATTAATTTCAGATACTTCAGCAGAAAACATTAATGAATTTCAACGTGTAGCTAAAATTGATAAAAACGTAGTAAGAGTAATGGTAATAAATACTGAATCAGAAAAAAGATACGAACAAACAACTAAGTTATCAAAAACTGATATGTCTAAATTCAAGGAAGAAAAACGTGCTCCAAAACCATTTGAAAAACGTTTTAACCGTGAAGGATTTAACAAAACTAACAACAATTCAGAAAACAAAACTGAAAAACCAGCAGAATAA
- a CDS encoding single-stranded DNA-binding protein, which yields MNQVQLIGRITKDLELRTSSAGKSFVAFTLAVSSFGGGKEYTNFIPCFAWERSAENMAKFLKKGSLIAVEGSLSARSENKDGVYQTIVNVTAQRVEFLESRNSGQSFDREPVQPFNNEPNSNFDLDVVNNFSDKSEEKKYEAPKQSFSDDDDDSILWD from the coding sequence ATGAATCAAGTTCAATTAATCGGTAGAATAACTAAGGACTTAGAATTAAGAACATCATCAGCGGGTAAATCTTTTGTAGCTTTTACTTTAGCGGTAAGTTCATTTGGAGGAGGAAAAGAGTACACAAACTTTATTCCTTGCTTCGCATGAGAGAGAAGTGCTGAAAATATGGCTAAGTTCTTAAAAAAAGGGAGCTTAATCGCTGTTGAAGGATCTTTAAGTGCTCGAAGCGAAAACAAAGATGGAGTATACCAAACAATTGTTAACGTAACAGCACAAAGAGTTGAATTTTTAGAATCAAGAAACTCAGGACAATCATTTGATCGCGAACCAGTGCAACCTTTTAATAACGAACCAAATTCAAACTTTGATTTAGATGTTGTAAATAATTTCTCAGATAAAAGTGAAGAAAAAAAATATGAAGCTCCAAAACAATCATTTTCAGATGATGACGATGATTCGATTTTGTGAGACTAA
- the rpsR gene encoding 30S ribosomal protein S18, which yields MKKFNVRRKKVNFFAKNEINYIDYKDVDLLKKFISGNGQILPKRVTGTSPKHQRMLSTAIKRARIMGLLPFVVQ from the coding sequence ATGAAAAAATTTAACGTAAGAAGAAAAAAGGTAAACTTTTTTGCTAAAAACGAAATCAACTATATTGATTATAAAGATGTGGATTTACTAAAAAAATTCATCTCAGGTAATGGACAAATTTTACCAAAAAGAGTAACTGGAACATCTCCAAAACACCAAAGAATGCTTTCTACAGCTATTAAAAGAGCTAGAATAATGGGATTATTACCATTCGTTGTTCAATAA
- a CDS encoding ABC transporter ATP-binding protein, with protein sequence MKLEIKNLNKSFNNKVALNNINFSLNEGDIIGLIGNNGAGKTTIIKSIFQEYIVDKNCILVNGEMIDENSLKKMEFFPDQNNFSKNFNIKKYCNYNYQLKNGKNGCDFEKLFLKIMSLLGLEDKVKDKFNQLSSGMQKKALLASILVNKPEIIVLDEPTANLDIQTRKQFIGLLKKLSQKSDVGIIITSHNIDELETFINKIVLIKNGEIILQKKYDPNKEKLFDIYKKWFLIDDNNPQESELLEIYSQK encoded by the coding sequence GTGAAATTAGAAATTAAGAATCTTAATAAATCTTTCAATAATAAAGTAGCACTTAATAATATTAATTTTAGTTTAAACGAAGGTGACATAATTGGTTTAATAGGCAATAATGGTGCTGGGAAAACCACGATTATCAAATCCATTTTCCAAGAATATATTGTAGATAAGAATTGTATTCTCGTTAATGGTGAAATGATTGATGAAAACTCACTTAAAAAAATGGAGTTTTTCCCTGATCAAAATAACTTTTCAAAAAATTTTAACATAAAAAAATACTGCAATTACAACTATCAATTAAAAAATGGTAAAAATGGTTGTGATTTTGAAAAACTATTTTTGAAAATTATGAGCCTTTTAGGTTTAGAAGATAAGGTTAAGGATAAGTTTAATCAATTATCTTCTGGAATGCAAAAGAAAGCCTTGTTAGCTTCGATTCTGGTTAATAAACCAGAAATAATAGTTTTAGATGAACCAACAGCCAACCTAGATATTCAAACTAGAAAGCAATTTATTGGTCTGCTAAAAAAGTTGTCTCAAAAAAGCGATGTCGGGATTATCATTACCAGCCACAATATTGATGAACTTGAAACATTCATTAATAAAATCGTTTTAATAAAAAATGGCGAGATAATCTTGCAGAAAAAATACGATCCAAATAAAGAGAAACTTTTTGATATTTATAAGAAATGGTTTTTAATCGATGATAATAACCCTCAAGAATCAGAGCTTTTAGAAATATATAGTCAAAAATAA
- the mgtA gene encoding magnesium-translocating P-type ATPase produces MHKVAKKSKASKIVYKNDAQLEKFANLSQSEILEELEIEGFGLTRTEVEDRLDKYGKNSLKNVRYNFLAEFLRHYFGPFNLILIAICTYNFIEYASSKSVFDLVGAIIITAMVIISGTVGFVQSTKSFMISKRLGSVVTNTATVVRINEDREKIVNKSNYLKLVKKSREIDIQDLVPGDIIYLSSGDMIPADVRILWSKDLFINQSSLTGESMPVEKNADNKGETMLEFNNICLSGTSVVSGTAIAVVAFTGNQTYFSAIHQIVREKKTLNSFEKGIRKVTIMLMCFMLIMVPIVIIVMGATKGMWTEGAILSIAVAVGLTPEMLPVIVTANLSRGANQLSKHKVVIKNTSSVQNLGAIDVLCTDKTGTLTNDKIELTKIHTLDNKANDDVLKLLYLNSYFQTGLKNPMDNAVLDYVMEGNKISIKDKFQKYDEIPFDFNRRKLTIIVNDSDNNKKMICKGAVEEIVKVCTKVFYQGKVMKLEEDILRQILSTASKANKEGLRTIGVAYRDELDPNKESYTEKDEKDLIFYGFASFLDAPKPSASKMIKLLKDNGVDLKILTGDNEEITKTICKRVGLKIRGVLSGTEMEKMSELQLKTAVERSNVFVKLNPLQKVKIIQVLKSNDHIVGFMGDGINDAPVLRQSDVAISVHNATDIAKEASDIILLEKSLLVLEKGIIQGRKIFGNILKYIKITASSNFGNALSVVIGIAWLPFTPMMPVQILFQNLIYDFSQFALAYDNVDKEFLKVPQRWNAKDMVPFILCNGPVSSVFDLATFAILAYGYNYNDVSKIQMFNAGWFMVGLATQSLVVQIMRTEKLPFVQSKAVWQLNAFTVFTCIIAISIPYIPHVNTGLGMTHPGYSFIPIVIGLLFLYLIFAQLVKMLYIKIFKKWL; encoded by the coding sequence ATGCACAAAGTAGCTAAAAAAAGCAAGGCGAGCAAAATCGTTTATAAAAACGATGCCCAGCTTGAAAAATTTGCAAATTTATCACAAAGCGAAATATTAGAAGAGCTTGAAATTGAAGGCTTTGGTTTAACCAGAACTGAAGTTGAAGACAGGCTTGATAAGTATGGTAAGAATAGTCTTAAAAATGTTAGATATAATTTCTTAGCAGAATTTTTAAGACATTATTTTGGACCGTTTAACTTAATTTTAATAGCAATTTGTACTTATAATTTTATCGAATATGCAAGCAGTAAAAGCGTGTTTGATCTAGTTGGCGCGATAATAATTACTGCCATGGTAATAATTAGTGGTACTGTTGGTTTTGTTCAATCAACTAAATCTTTTATGATTTCCAAAAGACTTGGATCTGTTGTAACAAATACTGCAACTGTAGTTAGAATAAATGAAGATCGCGAAAAGATTGTAAACAAATCAAATTACTTAAAGTTGGTAAAAAAATCTCGCGAAATCGACATTCAAGATTTAGTACCAGGGGATATAATTTATCTTTCAAGCGGAGATATGATTCCCGCCGATGTAAGAATCTTGTGAAGTAAGGACCTATTTATTAACCAATCTTCTTTAACTGGTGAGTCTATGCCAGTAGAAAAAAACGCTGACAACAAAGGCGAAACAATGTTGGAGTTTAATAACATTTGTTTATCAGGAACAAGTGTGGTTTCGGGAACTGCCATTGCTGTGGTAGCTTTCACAGGTAATCAAACCTACTTCTCAGCTATTCACCAAATCGTAAGAGAAAAGAAAACTTTAAATAGTTTTGAAAAAGGAATTCGTAAAGTAACCATTATGTTAATGTGCTTTATGTTAATTATGGTTCCGATTGTAATTATTGTAATGGGAGCAACTAAAGGGATGTGAACCGAGGGAGCTATTTTATCAATTGCAGTTGCTGTTGGTTTAACCCCAGAAATGCTACCTGTTATTGTTACGGCCAACTTATCTCGAGGTGCCAACCAGTTAAGTAAGCATAAAGTTGTAATTAAAAATACAAGTTCGGTGCAAAATTTAGGAGCAATCGATGTTCTGTGTACAGATAAAACCGGAACCCTAACAAACGATAAAATAGAACTTACAAAAATTCATACCTTAGATAACAAAGCTAATGACGATGTTTTAAAATTACTTTACTTAAATAGTTATTTCCAAACTGGTCTAAAAAATCCTATGGATAATGCAGTATTAGACTATGTTATGGAAGGTAACAAAATTTCAATTAAAGACAAATTTCAGAAATACGATGAAATCCCATTTGACTTTAATCGTAGAAAATTAACTATCATAGTTAATGACAGTGACAATAATAAAAAAATGATTTGTAAGGGAGCGGTTGAAGAAATCGTTAAAGTTTGTACAAAGGTATTTTATCAAGGTAAAGTAATGAAACTTGAAGAGGATATTTTAAGACAAATTCTTAGCACCGCTAGCAAAGCTAATAAAGAAGGTTTAAGAACTATTGGAGTGGCTTATCGCGACGAATTAGACCCTAACAAAGAAAGTTACACTGAAAAAGACGAAAAAGATCTAATTTTTTATGGTTTTGCCAGCTTCTTAGATGCTCCAAAACCATCAGCATCAAAAATGATTAAATTATTAAAAGATAATGGTGTAGATTTAAAAATTTTAACAGGAGACAACGAAGAAATTACTAAGACAATTTGTAAAAGAGTTGGGCTAAAAATTCGTGGAGTTCTGTCAGGAACCGAAATGGAGAAGATGTCTGAGTTGCAACTAAAAACGGCGGTTGAAAGATCTAATGTTTTTGTCAAATTAAACCCATTACAAAAAGTTAAAATTATTCAAGTTTTAAAAAGCAATGACCACATTGTTGGATTTATGGGAGATGGAATTAATGATGCTCCCGTTCTAAGACAAAGTGATGTGGCGATCTCGGTTCACAATGCAACAGACATTGCTAAAGAAGCTAGTGACATTATTCTTTTAGAAAAATCACTTTTAGTTTTAGAAAAAGGTATTATTCAAGGGCGTAAGATTTTTGGTAATATTTTAAAATATATTAAAATTACAGCATCATCAAATTTTGGTAACGCCTTAAGTGTTGTTATCGGAATTGCGTGACTACCATTTACCCCAATGATGCCGGTGCAAATTTTATTCCAGAATTTAATTTATGACTTCTCACAATTTGCGCTTGCATATGATAATGTTGATAAGGAATTCTTAAAGGTCCCGCAAAGATGAAATGCCAAAGATATGGTACCATTTATTTTATGTAATGGTCCTGTAAGTAGTGTGTTTGACTTAGCAACGTTTGCCATCTTGGCTTATGGATATAATTACAATGATGTCTCAAAAATTCAAATGTTTAATGCTGGATGATTCATGGTAGGACTAGCAACTCAATCACTTGTAGTTCAAATCATGCGTACTGAAAAATTACCATTTGTACAATCAAAAGCAGTATGACAACTAAATGCCTTTACGGTGTTTACTTGCATAATTGCCATCTCGATTCCTTATATCCCGCACGTAAATACAGGTTTAGGAATGACTCACCCAGGATATTCATTTATCCCAATTGTGATTGGTCTGCTATTCTTGTACTTGATTTTTGCCCAACTGGTAAAAATGTTATATATCAAAATATTCAAAAAATGATTATAA
- the rplI gene encoding 50S ribosomal protein L9, protein MRVILLKDVKNYGKKDEIVEVSDGYAANYLIPKKLAIKASQDSVNHLKGKIDKENVAMESKRQETLYLKSQIEKITLNFKLAIKDGKAFGSVSQAQIEEKMLKEYNIEIDKRKFLKHENLNQIGLFYIKIKLDFNIEATINVKIESKE, encoded by the coding sequence ATGAGAGTTATTTTGTTAAAGGATGTTAAAAATTATGGAAAAAAAGATGAAATTGTTGAAGTATCGGATGGGTATGCAGCTAATTACTTAATTCCTAAAAAATTAGCAATTAAAGCCAGCCAAGATAGCGTTAACCACTTAAAAGGAAAAATTGACAAGGAAAACGTGGCGATGGAATCAAAACGCCAAGAAACATTATATTTAAAATCACAAATTGAGAAAATTACTTTAAACTTTAAACTAGCCATTAAAGACGGCAAAGCTTTCGGTTCGGTGTCACAAGCCCAAATCGAAGAGAAAATGTTAAAAGAATATAATATTGAAATTGATAAACGTAAGTTTCTAAAACACGAAAATCTGAACCAGATCGGGTTGTTCTACATTAAAATTAAACTAGATTTTAATATCGAAGCAACTATCAATGTAAAAATAGAAAGTAAAGAATAA